The genomic interval ttgctgtaacatcccaccccccaccacactgaatttcagccccaacaggaggacccagagcagcagtgaaggcatgcgtaaaaccccagcagaaggggaagaaacgAGGAAGTGTAcgcataacaattttaactgcattattattgttgttgttgttgttgttatgattgagacctttttttgctgtggagaactatttgttcgtttctttctgttttctttctttttgcagtaataattaGATCTGGACTACTCGGGATTGCTTTGTTGGACTGTTAAGATCTCAGTTGCACTGACAATAACTTCTTGGCTTTCTATATGAGGTGTGTCCTTTCTGCCCGCAAGCAAGACTTTGAGTGTCATGATGCTCACAGCGTTTTGAAGCCGGGTGGGACATCATCGGGCAGGGGGGTTCGGCACACCCCAAAGTCACTGCCCCACAGTCGCTGGGTTGAGTCTTCCCCCCGGGAAGGAGCACCCGGAGCACGAGGTTAGGTGTCCCTGACGGGATGTGCCGGGACAGCGAGAAACGTCCCTGTCGTccgccccagggcagccggcTCACCACAGCTCACCTGGGGGGTGGGAGGTCCCCAGGACACGCTCaatcccaaaccccacagacaacTTGCATGAAGTGAtgcagtggaggaggggaaaaaaaagaacggaaCACTTTCGATAGgaaatgctgggcttgtggctaaCAATTATCTCCCAGGAACAAGCCTCCCGAGTTCCGGCAGTTTCATGACAGCATCGTTGCAGTGACCAGCAGTGTCCACACACAAGCCAGATATTAGAAATTCCTTGGAAAGGAGTAGACGACAGGGCAAGAAGGGCGTCATGGGTCTGGGATACTGCTGCAGTTGAGTCTCCTTCGCGGAAGGCAAACAACGTGCCACAAGACACGAGCAGACCGAGACTCTCCAGCAtgggaaagaggcagctgaggggaGATGCGATAGGGGTGACAAAGGCCCAGAGAAGATGAGTGGGGAATAATTGCTCACTGTTGCTTCCAACGCGAGAGCGAGAAGCATGAGAAGCGGAAACAGCTCCCGGCTGCTTCAGAGCGACCATCTCGAGGCCGATCTTCACGCACCAGGTAATGAGACGGTGGAAATCACGAAGACAGGGTCTTGTGGAGCTGAAAGCGTTCATGAGTGCCACCTAGAAAGATGAGCTCCTCAGGCAAGTGGGTTCATCACCAAAAACCAGGGCTGGGATTGCAGAACCTGTGTGGTTTCAGAGGGAAGGTTCTGCCTGTCAGCTGCAATGGGCTAGGGGCTCCCCACACGGCTCTTGTGATCAGACGTCGCTTTCAGGTGGAGAgtggaggaaagagggcttgctacgAATGGCCAAGGCTGATCAGGGCCGtgtctttccaaagaaactaCTAGATTGTCTCCCCAGGCCAGAGGGGGTGgcttgccagaggagctgggcacagctgcttgtcgctaaaccactgctcctcagctgaggagcagtgctgccaggaggtAAACCTCGTTAAGCATCTCACCCAAGGACTTCCAAGTGCCAGCACCTGCATGGGAAGGCTCTCCTATTAAACTGACCCCAGGAAGCTCCTCTCCTGAGTGCTTCTAAGGTCTCTCAGAGCTCTTGGGGGCTCTTGGTAAgttgcttgcttctgtctgtctaGTTATGAGGGGGATTAGTAAGCTTCCTTGCCCTGGGGGGTTTCTGCgcatgtttcttcagtttaatgcttGCTCTGTTGTCCTCTGTGCCTTCCCACTGCTTTTAATGCTGCAGGCAGTTTGTCTGCTTCCTgtgcttcccaaaacatgtcttacAAGTGGTGGTTCTGGAGCCTTACCCTGCCTTGCCAAGGACAGGGAGGGAGTAGCctcctcttcctggaggagcatGAAAGACCTATGGGCCTCTGGGTAGGAAGGAGAGGCCGAGACACTTGAACGTGAAGTGGTCTCTTGTTGCTCTAGTCCCTCCTCCTTGGAAGGCCGTAGTTCTGGCCCTGCAATGGCTCTGAGATGCTGAGGCAGTGGAGCAAAGGCCTCTTTCTTTTGAGCCCTCACTGAAAACAAGGTGGGCCTCTTGCAGCTGGTGGTGCAGGCAAGGGCTCAGTGTGCTAGTGCTTCTCAGGGCCTCTTCTGAACCCCCAGCTAAAGACCCTCCCCAGGGAGTGATGCCCAGCTTGCATGGAGCTGGGGATCTGAGAGCTCTGCCCGTAAGCAGTGGGGTGGCTTAATGCCGGCAGGAGTGCAACTTGGATGGCTCTAACGCAGCCCAGTCTCGCTGATCACGGGGCCTTGTGGGATCTCGGAGGCTGACTAGCAAGCAGCCCCAGCAGTGACTGAGGAGATGGTGCCAGGTTGTCCAGGGGTAACACCTGgctggcctggcagcctttccctggagcagtgctctgtgtgtcctgggggcTGTGAGGCACTAGCAACCTGCTGgtatgctgctggctgccttgcctgctcagcccctctgctcctgctgctcttgctgaagcctgtcctcggctgtggccttgcctgtgcagctttgctcttctcctggccctgtggagatggcagcggggcaggtgctgcttgTGCTGCTGGCCGCCTCTGTAGCGACTGCCACCAAGGACCCGCTGCTGAATAGCTGCATGGATGCCAAACACCACAAAACCAAGCCTGGCCCAGAGGGGCTGCTGCATGGCCAGGTAGGGTGCTGCTGTGCTCGTGATTGTTCCTGCCCAGCCATCACCCCTGCACTCTAGGAGATGCCAGGTGGCATTGTCtaggtcccctctgcccaccttccCGCACCAGAGAGGCTGGTGTGGAGCTCTGGGCTTAGCCAcctcttgcctggggaaggtGGCCTGTGCTGTGTAGGAGGCTGCCCGATTTGcccctttcttccagcaaaaggCTACTGCAGATGGGCTGTGGGTCACTCCTGCcccgggtggggtggggggggtggtggtggggggaggatttCCGGAGCTAGCTCAAtttccaccctgcacccctgcagcaaggaagccCCCTTTGCCCAAAGCTGGGCTACCTGAGATCCCAGTGAGAGAAATGGGGGCAAGACAAGgctgtctcttctgctccctctctgtgTTAGAGCTCCCTCTTGCTCCTTGAGAGCTCTCTTCCCCTGGCCTGGGTGGGGACAGGGCTAACAGCAAGCCAGGGCCCAGCAGGAGGGAGCTCTTGTTGCAGCTCCCTGGTACTGACTGGGGGTGTGTGATGCAGGCTAGCATCTGGCCTTCCTGgtgcccctcctgctctccctcaaacTCCGCCTTGCTGCAGCCCTAAACCCCGCAGTCTGAAGGGCCCATGCTGTGGCTGCTCACGGGCTCTtgctggaggcagtggagggagcctgtgactgtctggagctgctgcctggccttcctgaTGGGCCTGTCTCCTGCTCCGTTGCAGTGTTCCCCCTGGAAGGACAATGCCTGCTGCACAGCCAACACCAGCTCGGAAGCGCACAAGGACCAGTCCTACCTCTACAACTTCAACTGGAACCATTGTGGGGTGATGCCACCCAAGTGCAAGCACCACTTCATCCAGGACACGTGCTTGTATGAGTGCTCACCCAACCTGGGGCCCTGGATTGACAAGgtagggctctgccctggcccggaggaaggcaaggggccctgtgctgctgccatgctgcGTTCTCAGCTGGTGCCCTGGCTGCTATGCTGTGGCCcacctggctgtgggctggcATGGGTGCTCTCCAGGCATGCTGAGCCTTTCCACCTGGAAGGTAGACTTCCACAGGCTTTTGCTAGCCTCTGCTTAGGCACACAGGTGGCTCTTGTTGCAGGTATGTCTGCTGGGACTGGAActccttgggggaggaggaggggggtcagccctggaggccaggggaAAGGGCTGGAAGGGGATTGAGATGGACCTCTGGGGTGTGGCAGGTGGCTTAGGTGTGGAGGGCCACCACCAATGGGTGTGGTTGTCTCCTCTGGGAGGCTGACAGCAGCTGGCGTCGGGAGAGGATTCTGCACGTGCCGCTCTGCAGAGAGGACTGTGAGGAGTGGTGGGAGGACTGCAAAGACTATGTCACCTGCAAAGAGAACTGGCACAAGGGCTGGAACTGGGCCACAGGTGAGTGGGCTCCATGGAGCAAGCCTTGCCTCATGCTGGCCAACAAAATGGCCCTGGAGGGGtgagtgctgcctgcccagtggCCCAAGCCAAGACGCTGGGTTGCTCGCAGCTGGCTTGGGGGCTGCAGGCTAGGTGGTGGCCCAGCCACCCTCCACCAGCTGGAATGCCGCGGTGGGCTGTGGGTGGGCTGTCCCCTGGTGGCCCGCTCCTctgggtggaagggaagaaggaaggaaggaactgcagcGTGCTCCCTCAGGAGGGTCTCTCTGGGGCTGTCTGTCTGCAGGAACAAACCGCTGTCCTTGGGGCTCCGTGTGCAGGCCCTTCTCCCGAGTCTTCCCCCGCCCAGCAGACCTGTGTGAGAAGATCTGGTCCAACTCCTACAAATACACCACCGAGCGCCGGGGCAGTGGGCGCTGCATCCAGATGTGGTTTGACCCTGCCCAGGGAAACCCCAACGTGCTTGTGGCAAAATACTATGCTTGGAAGAGGAGAGCGTCTCCTGCTTGGAGGACGAACGCGACTCCCGCCGAGCCTGGCAAAGCGGCACGGGCTCTGccgtggcctgccctgctcctgctgcctcttgccctcgTGATGCTCCCCTAGGCACCGGGGAGCTCTTGGTGCTGTGCATGGTGGGCGATCCCTCTGACAGCTCTCCCAAGGGCCTTCACTGTGGCCATGCTGAAGGAAGGGGCTgcgcaagctgccctccagaggaGCTGGCATGGCTAACGCTTGGGTCTGTCTGAACTGCTCGTGCATGCCAGTAACTGCTTGACATGCATGTTGTTGGACCTTggtccctgcctctgctcagagttactggtggaggcccctgtgtccctgccctcctcaggtagcacttccctccctcctccctgctgtaGGCTGTGTTGCTCCTTCAGCACAGctcttcccaccccagccttgccttctcctctcccctagaCAGGTTCTGACAGTTGTGCTCTGGCTTGGCAATGATTCTTCATGGCCCTCAGTTGAGCTCTGGGGCTGGGTTTCTCAGGCTCCTCTCCAGCTTCCCTgaaggggggtggtggggtggggtgggtggggaggggagaacagaagtcagccttctgaatcagccttgctttcctggagctgaaataaaaccatgacCCCTGTGAAGCACGTCTCCCGGGGGAAACAAGCCTGCTGGTCTGGGTGGGACAGGGGCTTTGTGTAAATGGAGCAAGCAGTGTGTGGGTGGGAGAGGTGCAGCCTTCTCTCATGGAccccaagagaaggaaaacccaccaacaaaactgctttgtgagACGCCTTCAGGTAGAGCCCTTTGCTCCCTGGACACGTCACTGGTTCTCGTGGGGCTATTGCCATGCCTGTCAGTGAGAGGAatgtttttgcctgctgcaagcaactgCAGAGCCCTGTAGGCTGCCAGGTGAGGTGTAAGCCTCCCCAAGCCTGTATGCCAATTCCTCCCCGTGCTGGTCAGGACTGATGTGAGGTTTGTCTCAGGCTGCAGAACTGACTGTGCTGAGCGTTTGGGGCTTTGATGCCAGAGAGGTTCGTCTTGATGCTCTGCCTGCTTTTTCTTGATCTGTagcttctcattctttccctgtGTCATTGCGTTAGGATTCCCGTGCAttggggattttttggggggtgggggagggggtttcttcagctttcacttgTGATATCCCTTGGGCTATGGTgatgggcagtgcctgctggcagATGGAGAAGCTAGCCGTGTGAGCAGAGTGGGCAAGTCCGTGCTCGTGCTTGGGCAGGGATCGTGGCTTGCCTGCCCCAGACAACTTCTGCTTTAGtgaagctgtgctggagatgagacacctctcaggagaggaggctgatcAGGTCAGTGGCCCATCAGTTCTCACGGGTGAAGCGCACCTGCTGCGCCCTGAACTGAGCCAAAGGGCCAACACtagccctcccaggcacccagccaCGTTTCACGTTGGCTCGCTTGTTGTGtgagtttgcaaagagaagttatCCCTGGTGGACGCCTCTCCTGAACTTGTTCTCCCTTCCACCTTTGTGCCCAACGAGGGCCACAAATGGCAgacaccagccagcctggccagggcacagccaagctccttggGAGACCGCGTGAAGTACTTGTGTTCCCTGTCTTGCAATACGTGGGTTGTATGTGTAcagtgtgctgggcagggcaaagaaaagtgcgcggcagggctgggaggtgctcaATAAGGCCTTAGGCTGTGAAGGAATGAGATGAAAAGGAGCTGGGAGAGCCTCCTGGTGGAGGGGCCTGTAGTCATGGTGCAAGGCTGTAATTGGCCTGTGCAAACAGGGACCGGGCTCCAGCATATGCTGTGGACTCCAGAAGGTGTGAGTGACAGTAGCCTAGAAGAAACCTTCCTGGGTCTCCTGGGCACTGTCGCCTAGGCATGGGCCTAGGAGGTGGGGGTGAGGCCAAGCCCCAAGCACACAGCTCACAAGGTGGATGGGGGCCTGgtaggtggggtgggggagggagggagggagggaggaggacatgagatgccaccctcaccctgccaagAGTGGGAGCTAGTTCAGGTGCTGTGGCCACAGCCTCCCCCttggtttcctttctgtaggctCCAGGACCAGCCCTGAACTAGGGGAAGGTCAGGGTGCCGTTTCCTCTGCTACCAAGCATGCCTGAGTTTGCATCGGtcctggctctggtggctctATTGGAGTGACCCCCCTGCAAGCCCCTCTGCAAGCATGCTGGGCAACAGTGCGCGgtggggcagggcaagggaaggaagggttCCGCTGTGGTGTGTGTCTCTAAGCCCACTGTGGGGACAACTGGGACttgcatctctctcctgcttcGTGGCCCTCCAGGGACTCCTTGGCAGACTTGTTAAATAGCTCCAGCTCTCTGTCTGCTCTTAGGCAGCTGATCCCTCCTGCCGTGGCTCCATAGCTACCTTTCCAGCACAGGACTGCTgttcctggcaggagcagggcacaggggagaGCTTGGGGGTCAGGCTGCCCCTccccacactcacacacacacacacacacgctgtgTCTTTGGGGGTGGCTCAGGCTGTGCTATGGAGTTGGTTGGGGAAAGGAGCCCTGTTgtattctgctcttgctgcttttctttgcctctccttgcAAGCAGAACGCAAACTCCTGTGAGCTTCACAGCTTGTTCATGATGCTGTCCGGGAAAGTGAAGTTATCCATCAAatagagggacaaggacaaggctgCTGCTCAGGGTGAGGGATGCAAACCTGTAGCCAATCTGCAGCCTTTCTTGAGAGTCTGGAATGCTTTTTCAGGAGCCAGGGCAAGAGGAGtggtgcagctgccctgccctggcagagctctgtgacccactgggtgcagtgggaaggcaaggaagggtcCAAGCGTTGCAAGTCTGACTCCCAAATGCTCCCTGCGCTGGAGCTGTTCTCTCTATTCGTGGACGGCACGAGGATGCCAAGAGCCGGGAAACCATTGCTGGGCAACAGCTGCTGAGCCGAAGCCCCCATCTGAAACGGAAGTGGGAGAAGCGGGTAGGGCCACTGCACTCGAGATCCTGaattccttcccaaaggcacgTTGTGCTGTCCCTAGAGGCAGCCTGGCACACGTGCCTTTCCCAGACCAGCTGCCGAGTTCTTCATTAGAAGaaccaccccaccacccccccgcccgccccctgacCTTCCCAAAATTCACCTCCCCAGCAATGCTTCTTGCCATTGCCACTATCCAGGGCGCGCATGCTGGgcctccctgcacaccctgcaacgCTCTCGGAAGAGCACACGCTGCAATGAGTGCTGTTCTTCAAGGCCTTGGCTCCGTCCCTAACGTGGGGCACCTCCAGCCCTGAGCAGTGTTGAGCCTTCAGGCGTGCTGGGGTTGAGAGCAGAGCTTCCTCCCGAAGGGCGAGGAAAAGCCCTGAGCAGAGTGCTGTTGTAGTGCTGGCAGTCACACTCGCCTtgggtcccctgccccatcctctgGCCCGCTGCTAGTCATGAGTACgtctgaggagggggagggatccaAATCTCGTTGCAGAAGGCATCCCCTGGTTATGCCTGGGGCCCCGCTTCAGAGCGGGACGGTTGTACTTGCTCCCAGGTGCCCAAGTCCCAAGCTGCagcatgaaagcaagcaagcaactgaCTGAGCAGCGGTGAGGTTAGCTGTGATCCCacagatcctcttgcaccccctcCTGAGAAACCGGCGTGCTCCAGTACCTCtctcaagtgcctgtacaccagtgtACGCAGCCtggggaataaagaggaagagtgaaagacctgtgtgcagttgcagggctctgatctcattgcaattacagagacatggtgggatagcgcgcgtgcctggaatgctgtcatggatggctccagggaaggactggttggagagggGAAGCTTGGGGGCAGTCTTGCctacagtgaccacgagatggtggagttgaggatgctgcgaggaggaagcagggcaagaagcaggactGCAGTGCTGGGCTTCAGTGCGCTGGAATCACTTggaccctaggtttccaaggagttgtacttcttacagtctcatttccccgcctgccagtgaaagtctcttccaatcttctttccgGAGTCGGTggactctttccctctgattggttcatgGCTACGTGACCTAGTTCAAGTCACATCCcaggatttcagtaaagttacagagaCAAATATTCCAGTGATTACTTGCACTTATATTAACATTACCTACAGATATAAAATCACAGCGGGTTCCCATGCAGACACATCCTTGTTGTGTGAGATACACACGGGCAGTTTCAGGAGTTTCATcaggatgtatttcaaaatgacagacattttGTTCAGCATCAAGACAACTGTCCTGGGCCTTGATAGTATTACTCTCACAGATAAATCCCCGTTGCTCTCGCACGACACACGCGCTAACATCGGCCGCTTGCCATTTGTCTCCATTATTTAGGGCCCGCGCTCCGTGTTCTGTTGGGTCCAGCATAGTTCCATTGTGATTCCATCCCAGCGCAAGGATAGGGTATATAATAAATACGGAAGCATTGCGTGTCGTTAGGACAAAAGCCGTGGCCTTATTACTGTGAGGGTCATAAGTAAAAATGTGTGGATTCTCTGTAATGGGTTGAGGCAAAAAACATCATGAGCACGTAAGCAGTAGGCCCAGCCATCCCATGCGATGGCTTACTTCTCTGGTGGATGGTTGCTCACAACCCGCTTGACGTGCCAATGGTgtatcctgttttcttccctgaaaccttaacagcaaagaacaaacatcTTGAAGCAGTGTATGGTCCCTCCTGCTTTGGTTCTAATTCAGACTTTTGTGAAAACACTCTAATCAAAACCTCCTCTCCAGGCAATATATCATGCCCCCATAGTGTTGGTGGAGTGGGTTGGTACCATCAGGCTTGTTTGCTAAAGGTTTCAAATCTTTCTTGCACAGCTAGTACATACTGAGCCAACCGCTCCCCTCCATCCAATAGGCTGGTCTTGGTGGGCATACAGGTTCCCAGTGCAGTTAGAGGTCTCCCAGCAAGAATGTCTGCCCCTGTTAAGCCTATGGGCTCTTTTGGAATACTCCAAATATCCCATGGAGGTAAGTTTCGGGCTTCTGGCCCTTTTAGCCCTCTGGGTACACAGATTTCTGCTAATTTCTCTTCCAAgggcctgttcttcctttcttcctgtcccaaGGCCTGGGGACGATAGCGGGTGTGTAATTTCCTTCCTATCCACAAAGACTTCTAGAGGACAGACTTGCCTCAAAGAGAGGCaacgttggcctcttcagggaccttcctgGAAGCATGCCATGGGttagggctctagaaggaagaggggtccaggagagctggtcagtattcaagcatcacttcctccaggctcaagaacggggCATCCCTccgagcaagaagtcgagcaaaaggggcaggagacctgcacggacgGACAAGGacgtcctgacaaaac from Struthio camelus isolate bStrCam1 chromosome 1, bStrCam1.hap1, whole genome shotgun sequence carries:
- the LOC138065850 gene encoding folate receptor gamma-like, translating into MAAGQVLLVLLAASVATATKDPLLNSCMDAKHHKTKPGPEGLLHGQCSPWKDNACCTANTSSEAHKDQSYLYNFNWNHCGVMPPKCKHHFIQDTCLYECSPNLGPWIDKADSSWRRERILHVPLCREDCEEWWEDCKDYVTCKENWHKGWNWATGTNRCPWGSVCRPFSRVFPRPADLCEKIWSNSYKYTTERRGSGRCIQMWFDPAQGNPNVLVAKYYAWKRRASPAWRTNATPAEPGKAARALPWPALLLLPLALVMLP